The following are from one region of the Mycolicibacterium helvum genome:
- a CDS encoding LON peptidase substrate-binding domain-containing protein — MAAQPMFPLQSALLPGELLPLQIFEPRYSQLVSDCLTMTDPAFGVVLITQGREVGGGDARSDVGALARITEHVDHGMGRYQLKTVVGERIRVLEWLNDDPYPRAVVEPWPDEPGPPVTPEQIGVVIDKILALFERIVSTRGGQLRPDALAVESEIADDPSLHIYQLAARVPMGQADRYAVLAAPTLAGRVDALTDAIETVTAMVEFQIADDE; from the coding sequence ATGGCCGCCCAACCGATGTTCCCGCTGCAGTCGGCACTGTTGCCGGGAGAGCTGTTGCCGCTGCAGATCTTTGAACCGCGGTACTCGCAGCTGGTGTCGGACTGCTTGACGATGACCGACCCGGCATTCGGTGTTGTGCTGATCACCCAGGGCCGGGAGGTCGGCGGTGGGGATGCTCGCAGCGATGTCGGTGCGCTGGCGCGTATCACCGAGCACGTCGACCACGGGATGGGCCGCTATCAACTGAAAACAGTTGTCGGTGAACGTATCCGGGTGCTCGAGTGGCTCAACGACGACCCGTATCCGCGGGCGGTTGTCGAACCCTGGCCCGACGAACCCGGCCCGCCGGTGACGCCCGAGCAGATCGGGGTGGTGATCGACAAGATCCTGGCGCTGTTCGAGCGGATCGTCTCCACGCGTGGCGGCCAATTGCGGCCCGATGCTCTTGCAGTCGAGTCCGAGATCGCCGACGATCCGTCGCTGCATATCTACCAGCTGGCCGCCCGGGTGCCGATGGGGCAGGCTGACCGCTACGCGGTGCTGGCCGCACCGACATTGGCCGGGCGGGTCGATGCGCTCACCGATGCCATCGAAACCGTCACGGCCATGGTCGAATTCCAGATCGCCGACGACGAATAG
- the sodC gene encoding superoxide dismutase[Cu-Zn] — protein sequence MVKPVSPLRTAAAVLFVVPVAVLSACSPNEPVASQPGTTPAIWTGSPAPAASGEESHGAPEAPASHGDTLTAQLKTADGTQVAAATFEFQDGFATVTVQTTGTGKLTPGFHGLHLHSVAKCEANSVAPAGGAPGDFLSAGGHFQASGHTGHPASGDLASLQVREDGTALLVTTTSAFTKQDLLGGNGTAIIIHADADNFANIPPERYQQINGGAPGPDETTMATGDAGKRVACGVVGTG from the coding sequence ATGGTCAAGCCTGTGAGCCCCTTGAGAACTGCCGCCGCCGTCTTGTTCGTTGTTCCTGTCGCGGTGTTGAGCGCTTGTAGCCCCAATGAGCCGGTCGCATCGCAGCCCGGCACTACGCCGGCGATCTGGACCGGGTCCCCGGCGCCGGCCGCCTCGGGCGAAGAGTCGCACGGTGCGCCGGAGGCGCCGGCCAGCCATGGCGACACCCTGACCGCGCAGCTGAAAACCGCCGATGGCACTCAGGTGGCCGCGGCCACCTTCGAATTCCAGGACGGCTTTGCCACCGTCACCGTGCAGACCACCGGCACCGGCAAGCTGACGCCGGGCTTCCACGGCCTGCACCTGCACTCGGTCGCCAAGTGCGAGGCGAACTCGGTCGCCCCGGCCGGCGGTGCGCCTGGTGACTTCCTCTCCGCCGGCGGCCACTTCCAGGCCAGCGGGCACACCGGGCATCCGGCCAGCGGTGACCTGGCCTCGCTGCAGGTCCGCGAGGACGGCACCGCGTTGTTGGTGACCACGACCAGCGCCTTCACCAAGCAGGACCTGCTCGGCGGCAACGGCACCGCGATCATCATCCACGCGGATGCCGACAACTTCGCCAACATTCCGCCGGAGCGCTACCAGCAGATCAACGGTGGCGCGCCGGGTCCGGACGAAACCACCATGGCCACCGGCGACGCGGGCAAGCGGGTGGCGTGCGGTGTCGTCGGCACCGGCTAA
- a CDS encoding Na(+)/H(+) antiporter subunit C, translating to MIVYLVPLIIIGALTSCGVYLLLSRNLTRMLLGLLLFGNAINLLILTVGGESGNPPIRGRTSGTETTTADPLAQGMILTAIVIAMGMAAFVLALTYRSFRLTTAEEVDNDPEDTRVSKLSDSEASSVDEDAPQHVPDRDTDEPDELDALPGHEGSR from the coding sequence ATGATTGTCTACCTGGTTCCGCTCATCATCATCGGCGCACTCACCAGTTGTGGTGTCTACCTGTTGCTTTCGCGCAACCTGACCCGGATGCTGTTGGGCCTGCTGCTGTTCGGCAACGCCATCAACCTGTTGATCCTGACCGTCGGCGGCGAGAGCGGGAATCCGCCCATCCGCGGTCGCACGAGTGGTACGGAGACGACGACGGCCGATCCCCTGGCCCAGGGCATGATCCTGACCGCGATCGTCATCGCGATGGGGATGGCCGCGTTCGTCCTGGCGTTGACCTACCGGTCATTCCGGTTGACCACCGCGGAGGAAGTGGACAACGACCCGGAGGACACCCGAGTGTCGAAGCTCTCCGACTCCGAGGCCTCCTCGGTCGACGAAGACGCCCCCCAGCACGTGCCCGACCGGGACACCGACGAGCCCGACGAACTCGACGCCCTGCCCGGCCACGAGGGGTCGCGATGA
- a CDS encoding LytR C-terminal domain-containing protein: protein MNDRVPDSSGLPLRAMVMVLLFLGVIFLLVGFQAMGSGSDSSSDETSVRTVTTTTTKTSVAPAPKADVRVFNVGEGEGAAGRIGDRLREAGWNVTETSNLEVPPLPATTVYYGTTEGEQAAAEAVAKVLDAPVVPRTPEIAEQPPGVIVLVTG from the coding sequence ATGAACGACCGCGTACCCGACTCCTCCGGGCTGCCATTGCGGGCCATGGTGATGGTGCTGCTGTTCCTTGGCGTGATCTTCCTGCTGGTCGGTTTCCAGGCCATGGGTTCGGGCAGCGACAGCAGCAGCGACGAAACCTCGGTACGCACCGTCACCACGACGACTACCAAGACGTCGGTGGCGCCAGCGCCCAAGGCTGACGTGCGGGTATTCAACGTCGGTGAGGGAGAAGGCGCCGCCGGCCGTATCGGGGACCGGCTGCGTGAGGCCGGCTGGAACGTCACCGAGACCAGCAACCTCGAGGTGCCCCCGCTGCCTGCGACCACGGTGTACTACGGCACAACCGAGGGCGAGCAAGCCGCCGCCGAGGCGGTCGCCAAAGTGCTGGACGCGCCGGTGGTACCCAGAACTCCAGAAATTGCCGAGCAGCCACCGGGCGTCATCGTTTTGGTGACCGGATAG
- a CDS encoding Na+/H+ antiporter subunit E, whose product MRTLTLRIWTLVWLTLVWLLLWGTVSVANVLSGLVVALGITLLLPLPPVPVQGRLHPLSLLWLVLHVAWWLAQSSLQVAWLAIRPGRPPLSAVLRGHLALKSDLVLALAVNIMNLTPGTIVLEIDQSRRLIYVHVLDVGSERSVERFYRQIAQLERLMIAAFERDSEWRPAASESEEVSS is encoded by the coding sequence ATGAGAACACTGACGCTACGGATCTGGACGTTGGTGTGGCTGACCCTGGTGTGGCTGCTGTTGTGGGGCACGGTTTCGGTGGCCAACGTACTGTCCGGGTTGGTCGTGGCGCTGGGGATCACGCTGCTGCTGCCGCTGCCGCCGGTTCCGGTACAGGGCCGGTTGCATCCCCTGTCGCTGCTCTGGCTGGTGCTGCACGTGGCGTGGTGGCTGGCGCAATCCTCGCTTCAGGTGGCGTGGCTGGCGATCCGGCCGGGGCGCCCACCGCTATCTGCGGTGCTGCGCGGCCACTTGGCGCTGAAGTCGGATCTGGTGCTGGCCCTTGCGGTCAACATCATGAACCTGACCCCGGGCACCATTGTCTTGGAGATCGACCAGTCCCGGCGGCTGATCTACGTCCACGTGCTCGACGTCGGATCCGAGCGCTCGGTGGAGCGGTTCTATCGCCAAATCGCCCAGCTGGAACGGCTGATGATCGCCGCGTTCGAGCGCGACTCCGAATGGCGGCCAGCGGCAAGCGAATCCGAGGAGGTCTCGTCGTGA
- the mnhG gene encoding monovalent cation/H(+) antiporter subunit G encodes MSVLDPLAGVLVLLGSALALTAAIGVLRFPDTLTRMHAATKPQVLGLLLVLGGATIRLSGNVDVGMLVLTAMFTLITAPVVAHRVGQLAYREQNVGDDLTVDEMRDDTDRTKPNP; translated from the coding sequence ATGAGTGTCCTCGATCCGCTGGCGGGCGTGCTGGTGCTGCTTGGTTCGGCGCTGGCGTTGACCGCCGCCATTGGCGTGCTGCGCTTCCCTGACACCTTGACCCGCATGCATGCCGCGACCAAACCGCAGGTGCTGGGCCTGCTGCTGGTGCTGGGCGGCGCGACGATCCGGCTGTCCGGCAACGTCGACGTCGGCATGCTCGTGCTGACCGCAATGTTCACCCTCATCACCGCACCGGTGGTGGCGCACCGCGTGGGGCAGCTGGCTTACCGTGAACAGAACGTCGGCGATGATCTGACCGTGGACGAGATGCGCGACGACACCGACAGAACGAAGCCGAATCCGTGA
- a CDS encoding DUF3263 domain-containing protein encodes MDGAMARAERSNDDADLPDGLTRREYDVLAFERQWWKYAGAKEEAIKELFSMSATRYYQVLNALVDRPEALAADPMLVKRLRRLRASRQKARAARRLGFEVP; translated from the coding sequence ATGGACGGCGCCATGGCACGGGCCGAGCGGTCCAATGACGACGCTGACCTTCCCGATGGGTTGACTCGCCGCGAATACGATGTCCTGGCCTTCGAGCGGCAGTGGTGGAAGTACGCCGGCGCGAAGGAAGAGGCCATCAAGGAGCTGTTCTCCATGTCGGCCACCCGCTATTACCAGGTGCTGAACGCCCTGGTTGACCGCCCCGAGGCGCTCGCCGCCGATCCGATGCTGGTCAAGCGGCTGCGTCGGCTGCGGGCAAGCCGGCAGAAGGCGCGCGCGGCCCGCCGGCTCGGCTTCGAGGTTCCCTGA
- a CDS encoding Na+/H+ antiporter subunit D codes for MTLSGVLMPLPVLIPLVSAALTLIAGRRPRLQRLIALVALTAVLAVCAVLVYLTDRDGTQALHVGGWGPTDAGLGPLGITLVADRLSALMLVVSAIVLLAVVFYAIGQGIRDGDEHQPVSIFLPTYLVLSAGVCTAFLAGDLFNLYVGFEVLLTASFVLLTIGASKDRVRAGISYVMVSMVSSLIFLIGLALVYAATGTLNMAELSLRLQDISGGTRSAIFAVLLVAFGIKAAVFPLSAWLPDSYPTAPAPVTAVFAGLLTKVGVYAIIRAHALLFPAGGLDNVLLVAALLTMLVGILGAIAQNDIKRLLSFTLVSHIGYMVFGVALASQLAMSGAIYYVAHHIVVQTTLFLVVGLIERQAGASTLRRLGGLAAASPLLAFVFMVPALNLGGIPPFSGFIGKVALLEAGTANGSVLAWLLVTGSVVTSLLTLYVVARVWTKAFWRARVDAPEGELADSAPSVLLDDYSADIAYDDRDDVGRMPIGMVAPTLGLIAVGVALTVAAGPIFGYTDRAANEVLDRSQYITAVLGSPEMSP; via the coding sequence ATGACCCTCTCGGGAGTACTCATGCCGCTGCCGGTGCTGATCCCGTTGGTGTCGGCGGCGCTGACGTTGATCGCCGGCCGCCGGCCGCGGTTACAGCGGCTGATCGCTCTGGTGGCACTGACCGCGGTGCTGGCGGTGTGCGCGGTGCTGGTGTACCTGACCGACCGCGACGGCACCCAGGCGTTGCATGTCGGCGGCTGGGGTCCGACCGACGCGGGTCTCGGGCCGCTGGGTATCACGCTGGTGGCCGACCGGCTCTCCGCACTGATGCTGGTGGTTTCGGCGATCGTGCTGCTGGCGGTGGTGTTCTACGCGATCGGGCAGGGTATCCGCGACGGTGACGAACACCAGCCGGTGTCGATCTTCCTGCCCACCTACCTGGTGCTGTCGGCCGGTGTGTGCACGGCGTTCCTGGCCGGTGATCTGTTCAACCTGTACGTCGGCTTCGAGGTGCTGCTGACAGCGAGCTTCGTGTTGTTGACGATCGGGGCCAGCAAGGACCGGGTGCGCGCCGGCATCTCCTACGTGATGGTGTCGATGGTCTCATCGCTGATCTTCCTGATCGGCCTGGCTCTGGTCTACGCCGCCACCGGGACGCTGAACATGGCCGAGTTGTCACTGCGACTGCAGGACATCAGCGGCGGCACCCGAAGCGCGATCTTCGCCGTGCTGCTGGTGGCGTTCGGCATCAAGGCCGCGGTGTTCCCGCTATCGGCGTGGCTGCCCGACTCGTATCCGACGGCACCGGCACCGGTGACCGCGGTGTTCGCCGGCTTGCTGACCAAAGTCGGTGTGTACGCCATCATCCGGGCGCACGCCCTGCTGTTCCCCGCGGGCGGGTTGGACAATGTGCTGCTGGTGGCGGCGCTGCTGACGATGCTCGTCGGCATCCTGGGTGCGATCGCGCAGAACGACATCAAACGACTTCTGTCATTCACCCTCGTCAGCCACATCGGCTACATGGTGTTCGGCGTCGCGCTGGCCAGCCAACTGGCTATGTCGGGGGCGATCTATTACGTCGCCCACCACATCGTCGTGCAGACGACGCTATTCCTGGTCGTCGGCCTGATCGAGCGGCAGGCCGGTGCGTCGACGCTCCGCCGCCTGGGCGGGCTGGCCGCCGCTAGCCCGCTGCTGGCTTTCGTCTTCATGGTCCCGGCATTGAATCTCGGTGGTATTCCGCCATTTTCAGGCTTCATTGGGAAAGTGGCGCTGCTCGAGGCTGGTACCGCCAACGGCTCGGTGCTGGCCTGGCTGCTGGTCACCGGATCGGTGGTGACCAGCCTGCTGACGCTGTACGTGGTGGCACGGGTGTGGACCAAGGCATTCTGGCGGGCCAGGGTCGACGCGCCCGAAGGTGAGCTCGCGGACTCCGCGCCGTCGGTCCTGCTCGACGACTACTCGGCGGACATCGCCTACGACGACCGCGACGACGTCGGCCGGATGCCGATCGGAATGGTGGCTCCGACACTCGGTTTGATCGCCGTTGGGGTGGCGCTGACGGTGGCGGCCGGGCCCATCTTCGGCTACACCGACCGCGCCGCCAACGAAGTGCTGGACCGCAGCCAGTACATCACCGCGGTGCTGGGGAGCCCGGAGATGAGTCCGTGA
- a CDS encoding monovalent cation/H+ antiporter complex subunit F, which produces MLVAAAAVTMIRLLMGPSTLDRLVAVDTLVAVTMCGVGTWAAYSLDTTVTYSLAALALISFVGSVSVARFRVPDLAGKDKT; this is translated from the coding sequence ATGCTGGTCGCGGCTGCCGCGGTGACGATGATCCGCTTGCTGATGGGCCCCAGCACCTTGGACCGGCTGGTCGCCGTCGACACGCTGGTGGCGGTGACGATGTGCGGGGTCGGCACCTGGGCGGCCTACAGCCTGGACACCACTGTCACCTACAGCCTGGCGGCGCTGGCGTTGATCAGCTTCGTCGGCTCGGTCAGTGTGGCCCGGTTCCGCGTGCCCGATCTCGCCGGGAAGGACAAGACATGA
- a CDS encoding glutamate--cysteine ligase, whose amino-acid sequence MSSAPAKPSAGKPGRIDFAGSPRPTLGVEWEFALIDAETRDLSNEAAAVIADVGESPHVHKELLRNTIEVVTGICDSVDEAMADLASTLRSTREIVHERGMELFCAGTHPFASWSTQKLTDAPRYAELIKRTQWWGRQMLIWGVHVHVGVSSAHKVMPIISSLLNHYPHLLALSASSPFWAGDDTGYASNRAMMFQQLPTAGLPFQFETWRQFERFVHDQKTTGIIDHVNEIRWDIRPSPHLGTIEVRVFDGVSNLRELSALVALTHCLVVDLDRRLDAGEQLPVMPPWHVQENKWRAARYGLDAIIILDADSNERLVTEDLDDLLTRLQPVAESLHCADELAAIADIPRRGASYQRQHKVAEDNGGDLRAVVDSLVGELDI is encoded by the coding sequence GTGTCGTCGGCACCGGCTAAGCCGTCAGCGGGTAAACCCGGCCGCATCGACTTCGCCGGCTCGCCCAGGCCGACACTCGGCGTCGAATGGGAGTTCGCTCTCATTGACGCCGAAACCCGGGATCTGAGCAACGAGGCGGCCGCGGTGATCGCCGACGTCGGCGAAAGCCCACACGTCCACAAGGAATTACTGCGCAACACCATCGAGGTCGTCACCGGTATCTGTGACTCCGTCGACGAGGCGATGGCCGACCTCGCGTCGACGCTACGCAGCACGCGGGAGATCGTCCACGAGCGTGGCATGGAGTTGTTCTGCGCGGGAACCCATCCGTTTGCGTCCTGGTCGACGCAGAAGCTGACCGACGCACCGCGCTATGCCGAGCTGATCAAGCGGACCCAGTGGTGGGGTCGGCAGATGCTGATCTGGGGTGTGCACGTGCACGTCGGGGTGTCCTCGGCGCACAAGGTGATGCCGATCATCTCCTCACTGCTCAACCACTATCCGCATCTGCTGGCGCTGTCGGCGTCCTCGCCGTTCTGGGCCGGTGACGACACCGGGTACGCCAGCAACCGGGCGATGATGTTCCAGCAGTTGCCGACCGCCGGTCTGCCGTTCCAGTTCGAGACGTGGCGGCAGTTCGAGCGCTTCGTCCACGATCAGAAGACCACGGGCATCATCGATCACGTCAATGAGATCCGTTGGGACATCAGGCCGTCACCGCACCTGGGCACCATCGAGGTGCGGGTGTTCGACGGCGTGTCCAACCTGCGTGAGCTGTCGGCGCTGGTGGCGCTGACGCACTGCCTGGTGGTCGATCTCGACCGCCGCTTGGATGCCGGCGAGCAGCTGCCGGTGATGCCGCCCTGGCATGTGCAGGAGAACAAGTGGCGCGCGGCGCGCTACGGCCTGGACGCCATCATCATCCTCGACGCCGACAGCAACGAGCGGCTGGTCACCGAGGATCTCGACGACCTGCTGACCCGGCTGCAGCCGGTGGCCGAATCTTTGCACTGCGCAGACGAATTAGCGGCTATCGCCGACATTCCGCGACGGGGTGCGTCTTATCAGCGCCAGCACAAGGTGGCCGAGGACAACGGCGGTGATCTGCGCGCGGTGGTTGACTCGTTGGTCGGGGAGCTCGATATCTAG
- a CDS encoding SAM-dependent methyltransferase has translation MSRTDDDTWDITEGVGATALSVARARAIETDAERPLYTDRYAHFFVEAAIAAGWRSPFQDGHPMRAQAMAAYIASRTKFFDDFFTTAGANGVDQAVILAAGLDTRAWRLPWIDGTTVYEIDQPKVLEFKDRVLAEHRARPAARYAAVAVDLRHDWPKALRQAGFDPSTPTAWSAEGLLPYLPATVQDALFEQIDQLSARGSRLSVEAFGAVFYSAEQLARRQARMAEARRAAAEASGSGPARSEAGSPTSEPDVTRLWYMEARTDVAQWLTERGWEVTAIAAADLMAHYQRPAPDGLEDPVPDTVLLDARKR, from the coding sequence GTGAGCCGAACCGACGACGACACCTGGGACATCACCGAGGGGGTCGGTGCCACCGCACTGAGTGTGGCCCGTGCGCGGGCCATCGAGACCGACGCCGAACGCCCGCTCTATACCGATCGCTACGCGCACTTCTTCGTCGAGGCGGCCATCGCGGCGGGCTGGCGCTCACCATTCCAGGACGGCCACCCGATGCGCGCGCAGGCCATGGCCGCCTACATCGCCTCGCGGACGAAATTCTTCGACGACTTCTTCACCACGGCCGGCGCCAACGGCGTGGACCAGGCAGTGATCCTGGCCGCCGGTCTGGACACCCGCGCCTGGCGGCTGCCGTGGATCGACGGCACGACGGTCTACGAGATCGACCAGCCGAAGGTGCTCGAGTTCAAGGATCGGGTGCTCGCCGAGCACCGGGCCCGGCCCGCGGCACGGTATGCGGCGGTGGCCGTGGACCTGCGACACGATTGGCCAAAGGCATTGCGCCAGGCTGGTTTCGACCCATCCACCCCAACAGCATGGTCGGCAGAAGGACTACTGCCATACCTGCCGGCAACGGTCCAGGACGCGCTGTTCGAACAGATCGACCAGCTCAGCGCGCGCGGCAGCAGGCTGTCCGTCGAGGCGTTCGGCGCGGTGTTCTACTCGGCCGAACAGCTGGCCCGGCGCCAGGCACGGATGGCCGAGGCACGCCGCGCGGCCGCCGAGGCCAGCGGATCCGGGCCAGCGAGAAGCGAAGCGGGATCGCCCACATCTGAGCCCGACGTCACGCGGCTCTGGTACATGGAGGCACGTACCGACGTCGCGCAGTGGCTGACCGAGCGCGGTTGGGAGGTCACCGCCATCGCCGCGGCTGACCTGATGGCGCACTACCAGCGCCCGGCGCCCGATGGCCTTGAGGACCCCGTGCCCGACACCGTGCTGCTGGACGCCAGAAAACGCTGA
- a CDS encoding Na+/H+ antiporter subunit A, producing the protein MLVILIAHAIAAAVAPALVHRWGRLAFYPLALVPAASLIWVALNWPDAGHPAPTVDIPWVPQLSMDITLRFDTLAAVMSVLVLGIGALVLFYCAEYFHHRDGHTEKRLPSFAAELVAFSGAMFGLVISDNMLLLYTFWELTTVLSFLLVGHYAERATSRRAAMQALLVTTAGGLAMLAGIVILGHTAGTYLLSELVANPPHGTAVAVAVVLVLIGALSKSAIVPFHFWLPGAMAAPTPVSAYLHAAAMVKAGVYLVARLAPGFADSPGWRPTVITLGVVTMLLAGWRAVREYDLKLILAFGTVSQLGFITVMVGGGGRDMMLAGLAMLCAHALFKATLFMVVGVIDHSTGTRDIRRLAWLGNRMPALFVIAAGATASMAALPPFLGFVAKEADFESIAHSASLGAWAPVVLTGVVIGSVFTTIYSLRFLWGAFARKGFQGPTNLVANLHRPPAAFLVAPAILAGAGLFFGVVPNYLDTTLDGYAGTLPAAGAEDGHYTLALWHGVNLPLVLSALVLAVGVTLFVSRERLRRAGVGTWRPLGNADRIYDAVIRGADLLSVRLTAVTQRGSIPVTQSVILTTLVLFPVAVLAFGPTNHPQFRLWDSLVQPVVGLLIVAAAVAATIMRNGLAAVLLVGITGYGCGAIFAFHGAPDLALTQFLVETLMLVIFVLVLRTLPAEAEEATRHRLPRAALSLAVGATVTTLAVFAMAARTGVGIADLLPDAAYYRGHGANTVNVLLVDIRAWDTLGEISVLVAAATGVASLVFRNRRFGAAPRVSDAGQPDIGLLPATAYSPAVGDTTWLRGSELRDPRNRSLVLEVATRLIFPLIMVLSVYFFFTGHNTPGGGFAGGLTAGLALVLRYLAGGRYELGETLPLDAGKILGAGLALSAGTAVGSMLLGAPALSSAVITLHLPLLGTVKFVTALFFDLGVYLIVLGLVLDVLRSLGARIDEEVASARPAVKARAS; encoded by the coding sequence ATGCTCGTCATCCTGATCGCGCATGCGATCGCCGCCGCCGTGGCGCCGGCGCTCGTGCACCGATGGGGACGGCTGGCCTTCTACCCACTCGCGCTCGTCCCGGCAGCGTCGCTGATCTGGGTGGCACTCAACTGGCCCGATGCCGGGCACCCCGCCCCGACTGTCGACATCCCGTGGGTGCCGCAGCTATCGATGGACATCACGCTGCGGTTCGACACGTTGGCCGCCGTCATGAGCGTGCTGGTGTTGGGTATCGGCGCGCTGGTGCTGTTCTATTGCGCGGAGTACTTCCACCACCGCGACGGCCACACCGAGAAGCGGCTGCCGAGTTTCGCCGCCGAACTCGTCGCGTTTTCCGGAGCCATGTTCGGCCTGGTCATCAGCGACAACATGCTGTTGCTCTACACGTTCTGGGAACTGACCACGGTGTTGTCGTTCCTGCTGGTCGGGCACTACGCCGAGCGTGCCACCAGCCGCCGGGCCGCCATGCAGGCCTTATTGGTCACCACCGCAGGCGGGCTCGCGATGCTGGCCGGCATCGTCATCCTCGGCCATACCGCCGGCACCTATCTGCTCTCCGAGCTGGTGGCGAACCCACCGCACGGCACCGCCGTCGCCGTCGCCGTTGTCCTGGTCCTCATCGGCGCGCTGTCCAAGTCGGCGATCGTCCCCTTCCACTTCTGGCTGCCCGGCGCCATGGCCGCCCCGACCCCGGTCAGCGCCTATCTGCACGCCGCCGCGATGGTCAAAGCCGGCGTCTACCTCGTCGCCCGGCTGGCCCCCGGGTTCGCCGACTCCCCAGGCTGGCGACCCACCGTCATCACCTTGGGAGTGGTGACCATGCTGCTGGCCGGCTGGCGCGCGGTCCGCGAATACGACCTCAAGCTGATCCTCGCGTTCGGCACCGTCAGCCAGCTGGGCTTCATCACCGTCATGGTCGGTGGCGGTGGCCGGGACATGATGCTGGCCGGGCTGGCCATGCTGTGCGCGCACGCACTGTTCAAGGCGACCCTGTTCATGGTCGTCGGCGTCATCGACCACTCGACCGGCACCCGTGACATCCGCAGGCTGGCCTGGCTCGGCAACCGGATGCCCGCGTTGTTCGTCATCGCCGCCGGCGCGACCGCCAGCATGGCCGCGCTGCCGCCATTCCTGGGCTTCGTGGCCAAAGAGGCCGACTTCGAAAGCATCGCGCACAGCGCGTCACTCGGCGCGTGGGCACCCGTGGTGCTCACCGGAGTGGTCATCGGTTCGGTTTTCACCACCATCTACAGCCTGCGATTCCTGTGGGGTGCTTTCGCGCGCAAGGGTTTCCAGGGCCCGACCAACCTGGTCGCCAACCTGCACCGGCCGCCGGCCGCCTTCCTGGTGGCGCCGGCGATCCTGGCGGGGGCCGGACTGTTCTTCGGAGTGGTGCCCAATTACCTGGACACCACGCTGGACGGCTACGCCGGGACCCTGCCCGCCGCCGGCGCCGAAGACGGCCACTACACGCTGGCGCTGTGGCACGGCGTCAATCTGCCGCTGGTGCTGTCAGCGCTGGTGCTGGCCGTCGGCGTCACCTTGTTCGTCAGCCGCGAACGCCTGCGCCGCGCCGGGGTAGGCACCTGGCGGCCCCTGGGCAACGCCGACCGGATCTACGACGCGGTCATCCGCGGCGCCGATCTCCTGTCCGTCCGGCTCACCGCGGTCACCCAGCGCGGATCCATCCCCGTCACCCAGTCGGTGATCCTCACGACGCTGGTGCTGTTCCCGGTCGCCGTGTTGGCCTTTGGCCCCACAAACCATCCGCAGTTCCGGCTGTGGGACTCCCTGGTCCAGCCGGTGGTGGGCCTGCTCATCGTGGCCGCCGCGGTGGCCGCCACCATCATGCGCAACGGGCTGGCCGCCGTGCTACTGGTCGGCATCACCGGCTACGGCTGTGGGGCGATCTTCGCCTTCCACGGCGCCCCCGACCTGGCGTTGACACAGTTCCTGGTGGAGACCCTGATGCTGGTCATCTTCGTGCTGGTGCTGCGCACGCTGCCCGCCGAGGCCGAGGAAGCCACCCGACACCGGTTGCCGCGCGCCGCGCTGTCACTGGCCGTCGGCGCCACCGTCACCACCCTGGCGGTGTTCGCGATGGCCGCCCGCACCGGCGTCGGAATCGCCGACCTGTTGCCCGATGCCGCCTACTACCGCGGCCACGGCGCCAATACCGTGAACGTGCTGCTGGTCGACATCCGCGCCTGGGACACCCTGGGCGAGATCTCGGTGCTGGTGGCCGCCGCAACCGGCGTCGCGTCGCTGGTGTTCCGCAACCGCCGGTTCGGTGCGGCGCCGCGGGTGTCCGATGCCGGCCAACCCGATATCGGCCTCTTGCCGGCGACGGCCTATAGCCCGGCCGTCGGCGATACCACCTGGCTGCGAGGCAGCGAACTGCGCGATCCACGCAACCGCTCCCTGGTGCTCGAGGTCGCCACCCGGCTGATCTTCCCGCTGATCATGGTGCTGTCGGTGTATTTCTTCTTCACCGGTCACAACACCCCCGGCGGCGGGTTCGCCGGTGGACTGACCGCCGGGCTGGCGTTGGTGCTGCGTTACCTGGCTGGCGGACGCTATGAACTCGGCGAGACGCTGCCCCTGGATGCCGGCAAGATCCTCGGTGCCGGACTCGCACTGTCAGCCGGCACCGCCGTCGGCTCAATGCTGCTGGGGGCACCCGCGCTGTCCTCGGCGGTGATCACCCTGCACCTGCCGCTGCTCGGCACAGTGAAGTTCGTGACCGCGCTGTTCTTCGACCTCGGGGTGTACCTGATCGTTCTCGGCCTGGTCCTCGACGTGTTGCGCAGCCTCGGCGCGCGCATCGACGAGGAAGTCGCCAGCGCGCGCCCCGCAGTGAAGGCGAGAGCGTCATGA